One window of the Enterobacter huaxiensis genome contains the following:
- a CDS encoding diguanylate phosphodiesterase, whose translation MLTTLIYRSQLNASCRSAQLAALVERARIRNTGLNITGILLSNGHEVLQILEGAEESVVKLFNKIREDKRHTGVVELMRDYGPRRRFENVGMLLFDLEVTSPKEVLQSVLHYSKLESYLTSDDRVFKFIQSFITGKNTSLTGIRIDADKWTLTREHLPFGERIGLIPDQACQFAFQPIVEPSEGKISSLEALIRGNDGGSPEHFFNTLDQNKIYEVDLQTKAYAFALAEKLGIGGHKIAVNLLPMSLVNVPGAVEFLVTQIKKHGLQPEQVVVEVTENEMISGFNKFNSAIKQLRAEGIGLAIDDFGSGYAGLSLLTKFQPDKIKIDREIVSNIHLSGPKQAIVKSIVSCCTDLEITLVAEGIEKMEEWCWLESAGIRRFQGFLFARPQLNGVGDISWPHLAR comes from the coding sequence GTGCTGACTACACTCATATATCGAAGCCAGTTAAATGCATCCTGCCGATCCGCGCAGCTAGCTGCGCTGGTCGAGCGGGCCAGGATCCGCAATACGGGGTTAAACATTACCGGCATACTGCTTTCTAATGGCCACGAGGTTTTACAAATTCTCGAAGGCGCGGAAGAGAGCGTGGTAAAACTTTTCAATAAGATCCGCGAAGATAAACGCCACACGGGCGTGGTTGAGCTGATGCGTGACTACGGCCCCCGCAGACGTTTTGAGAACGTGGGTATGTTGTTGTTTGATCTGGAAGTCACTTCGCCAAAAGAGGTGCTTCAGTCGGTCCTTCACTACAGCAAGCTTGAAAGCTACCTCACGTCTGACGATCGGGTGTTTAAATTTATTCAGTCGTTTATCACCGGAAAGAACACCTCGCTGACAGGTATACGCATTGACGCGGATAAATGGACGCTCACGCGTGAGCATTTGCCGTTTGGCGAGAGAATAGGGCTAATCCCCGATCAGGCCTGTCAGTTCGCCTTCCAGCCGATAGTCGAACCTTCCGAAGGCAAAATCAGCTCGCTCGAAGCCCTGATTCGCGGCAACGACGGCGGCAGCCCGGAGCATTTCTTCAATACGCTCGACCAGAACAAGATCTACGAAGTGGATCTCCAGACCAAGGCCTACGCCTTTGCGCTTGCCGAAAAGCTGGGTATTGGGGGGCATAAGATTGCGGTGAATTTGCTGCCGATGTCACTGGTCAACGTGCCTGGCGCAGTGGAGTTTCTTGTCACGCAGATCAAGAAACACGGCCTTCAGCCGGAGCAGGTGGTGGTTGAAGTGACCGAAAACGAGATGATTTCCGGCTTCAACAAGTTTAATAGCGCCATCAAACAGCTGCGCGCCGAAGGCATTGGTCTGGCGATCGATGATTTCGGTTCCGGGTACGCGGGGCTTTCTCTTCTGACAAAATTCCAGCCGGATAAAATTAAGATCGATCGCGAAATCGTCAGCAACATCCATCTGAGCGGCCCAAAACAGGCGATTGTGAAGTCGATTGTGAGCTGCTGTACCGATCTTGAAATCACCCTTGTGGCGGAAGGCATTGAGAAGATGGAGGAGTGGTGCTGGCTTGAGTCAGCCGGAATTCGCCGCTTCCAGGGCTTCCTGTTTGCCCGACCGCAGCTCAACGGCGTGGGCGATATTAGCTGGCCCCATCTGGCGCGTTAG
- a CDS encoding alpha/beta hydrolase — protein sequence MANWPWRVSVRVIVLAKKIAMVLGIILFVLLAVRVYLSQQGPELHLWHTWRADELTVQEMDRASYAQYVARENAIFSDMDAAVTAKTAGDERTPLNRYYRQSLVWPGKFSPDANRSFVLMPEGTPRGAVVLLHGLTDSPYSVKHIARDYQQKGFVAVVPRLPGHGTAPGALTNVDWEMWQAATRLAVREATRLAGDEVPLHLVGYSNGGALALKYALDALDSPTLRKPQQLVLLSPMVGVTAFARFAGFAGLPAILPAFAKAAWLNIAPEYNPYKYNSFPVNAARQSWLLTQALQQQLSRDARENKLAALPPVLAFQSVMDSTVSTRAVVTELFDQLPKNGSELVVFDINQAASFRPLFKPSSWTALTDLLPAAQRRYGVTVITNARADGFETVAKITPADSTQEKILSLEVAYPQDVYSLSHVAVPFPPDDDLYGRDPQIKNRYGISLGTIALWGETSVLSVGKEALMRVTSNPFYGYMVERINGRIDAESHAANHLRD from the coding sequence ATGGCGAATTGGCCCTGGCGCGTCAGCGTGCGCGTCATCGTTCTGGCAAAGAAAATCGCAATGGTGTTGGGGATTATTCTGTTCGTGCTGCTTGCGGTGCGGGTTTATCTCTCCCAGCAGGGCCCGGAACTGCATCTCTGGCACACCTGGCGCGCGGACGAGCTGACCGTGCAGGAGATGGATCGCGCGAGCTATGCGCAATACGTCGCCCGCGAGAACGCCATCTTCAGCGATATGGACGCGGCGGTAACGGCAAAGACGGCAGGGGATGAGCGTACGCCGCTGAACCGGTACTACCGCCAGAGCCTGGTGTGGCCGGGGAAATTCTCACCCGACGCTAACCGTTCGTTTGTACTGATGCCGGAAGGAACGCCGCGCGGGGCCGTGGTGCTGCTGCACGGGCTAACGGATTCGCCTTACAGCGTTAAGCATATCGCGCGTGATTATCAGCAGAAGGGATTTGTCGCCGTGGTTCCCCGGCTGCCGGGACACGGGACCGCGCCAGGCGCGCTCACGAATGTTGACTGGGAGATGTGGCAGGCGGCGACGCGCCTGGCCGTGCGCGAAGCCACCCGTCTGGCGGGAGACGAGGTTCCCCTGCATCTGGTGGGCTATTCCAACGGCGGGGCGCTGGCGCTGAAATATGCCCTTGACGCGCTCGACTCTCCGACGCTTCGCAAGCCTCAGCAGCTGGTGCTGCTCTCTCCGATGGTGGGTGTTACCGCGTTCGCTCGCTTTGCCGGCTTTGCCGGGCTGCCCGCCATTTTACCGGCGTTTGCCAAAGCCGCGTGGCTGAACATTGCTCCGGAATATAATCCTTACAAATATAACTCGTTCCCGGTCAATGCGGCGCGCCAGTCCTGGCTACTCACGCAGGCGCTGCAGCAGCAGCTTAGCCGGGACGCGCGGGAGAACAAACTCGCCGCGCTGCCTCCGGTACTGGCGTTCCAGTCGGTGATGGATTCGACCGTCAGCACGCGGGCGGTGGTGACCGAGCTTTTTGACCAGCTCCCGAAAAACGGCAGCGAACTGGTGGTGTTTGATATCAATCAGGCCGCCAGTTTCCGCCCGCTGTTTAAACCCTCGTCGTGGACGGCGCTCACCGATCTGCTGCCCGCAGCGCAGCGGCGCTACGGCGTGACCGTGATTACCAACGCCCGGGCAGACGGTTTCGAGACCGTCGCGAAAATAACCCCTGCAGATTCCACGCAGGAAAAGATCCTGTCGCTTGAGGTCGCCTACCCGCAGGACGTCTATTCGTTATCGCACGTCGCCGTGCCTTTTCCACCTGATGACGACCTGTATGGCCGAGATCCTCAGATAAAAAACCGTTACGGCATCAGCCTCGGCACGATTGCGCTGTGGGGGGAAACCTCCGTGCTGAGCGTGGGAAAAGAGGCCTTGATGCGCGTCACGTCGAACCCCTTTTACGGCTATATGGTCGAGCGAATAAACGGGCGGATTGACGCAGAGAGCCACGCGGCGAATCATTTGCGGGATTGA